The Bacteroidia bacterium genomic interval TAGTTTATTTCTGGCCACTGCTTGCACGGCAGCAGCCTGTCCCGATTGCCCTGCGTATAAAAATGAGGATTTTCAGATCAGGTCCACCCGTATCATCCACAAAGCCGATTTGGGCTTGACAGTCTGGGAAATAGAGGTAGAAGGAAGGGCAGGGGAAACCACACCTACGCCAGTCGGGCAATTGGATGGAGCTCCTGTTTTAGGCTATGTTTTCCCCACTTCTTTGAAGTCTACGGATGTTGGATTTGGGGAAACGGAAGGAATAGTAGCATTGGCATTGACTTCACATCCTGATTTTGATGATACCCCATTATGGGATGAAAATGCGGATCGTGTTTTTGACAATGACGGCATTATCTGGCATCCACATTGGGTCGTGTTGACCCAGGATGATCGAGTAGCAGGCGGTCTCTCTGTCAAGCAATTTGACAAGGCCAATGATGCCGTTGTGCTGCCACCCACCAATCCAGGTATGCCTATGTACATGGATTCTCCTGGCTTTCCGGTACGGACTCAGGGCAATACCATACGAGTTGTAGTGCCTGAGTATCGAATGAATGGGAAAACAGATTTCAGCTTTGATGCGGTTAGTTGTTATATGCAAGTCAATACCAGTAAGGCAGATAAACCCATGTTGGGAGTTTATGAGGTATATGGAGTAGCGAGTGGTGATTTGTCTTTGCCTTATAAAGTCGAGAACCAAGAATAGGTTTTACCTCTACCGAAGGATGTGTAACTTGCCTGTCTGGATTTCCAGGCAGGCAATTCATGGATATGAGCAAAAGCAGTTTTGATATACGCTTTCAAGAGAAAAATACAGCAGCCAAGATTGTTGCTGGTTTGGAGAGAATTGCAGAAGCTTTTCGAGTTCTGATTTGGGAGCGGGCGAAAAAACTGGGACTTAGTCCTATACAAATACAGTTGTTGATATTTATCGCTCACCACGAACAGAAACTCTGTAATGTCAGCCACCTGGCACAGGAATTTAACCTGACCAAACCTACAATTAGTGATGCAATCCGGGTACTGGCTAAAAAAGGCCTGATTAAAAAAGAAGCATCAGCGGTAGATAAAAGAGCTTACTTCATTCTTTTAAGTGAGGAGGGGAAAAAAATTGTGGGTCAGACAGAAGGATTTGCACATTCAATCTATGAGGGAGTAGAAATGATGGAAGAAACGGTCCAGGAAAGCCTTTTTGGCCAAATCAGTGAGTTGATCCAAAAACTCAATCAACAAGGAATTCTCAGTGTACAGCGCAATTGCCAGAGTTGCAGGTTTTATAGCAAAAAAGCAGAAGGACATTATTGTCAATTGCTTAGCCTCGATTTGGCTGACACAGACCTTCGGATTGATTGTGCTGAACATGAATTATTTAAAGCAGAATAAATAAACAGACTAAATTTTCTTCTATGGGCGGAGATTGGAAAGAAATGTTGTTAGCAGCAGAAAAGGGCGATTTGGATCTGCTGACCTATCACATCAAAATGGGAGCCGATCCCAATTACCAGCATCCGGAGTTTTTGACTACTCCTTTGATTGAGAGCATCCGTTTTGGTCATCTGGATTGCGCCAAATATTTACTCGACAATGGAGCCGATCCCACGATTAAAGAGGCTTTTGGGCCACATACTCCCCTGGCACTTGCAAAATTTTTGAAAAATAAGGAAGCCGTCAAATTAGTTACTGACTATCTTCCTTAAACCTAATTCTCCTGGGATAGTTTGAAGTATAGTAGGGGATAAAATTTGGATGAATGAATGCGTCCAAAAATATTTATCTTTAATCCCCGGCATCTTTGAACACCTACAATATGAAAATACAATATTTGCTCTCCTGCTTCCTGGTCATTTGCCTGATGTTGGGTCTACTGTCTTGTGAAGAAGAGGTCCCCACAGCTGAAATCAGCTTTGACACATTACCAGCTATATTCGAAAACCTTGATGCCAACTATGCTGCGGATCTTTCCTACGGAGCTTTCCCTGAAAACACCTTCGACATTTTTTTGCCTAAGGTATCAGGACCTACTCCTCTGATCGTATTTATCCATGGAGGAGGCTTTACGGGAGGAGATAAAGATATCGTCTACAATGCAGCCTCTGCAAATGCAGCCAGAAATTTGCCTGAAGAAATCAGAAAGTACATTGATGCGGGTATCGCCTTTGCAACGATCAATTATCGATTGTTAGATGACAGAGATCAGGAGGGGGTCTTGAAACCCCTGGGGGATAGTCGAAGATGCCTTCAGTATATCAGATCGATTGCAGCTAGCCTCAATATTGACAAAGAAAAAATTGCCCTGACAGGGAATTCTGCGGGCGCAGGTACAGCTTTATGGCTTAGCTTTCATGATGACATGAAGGAAACAGGAAGCGATGATCCTGTTTTACGAGAATCTACTCGTGTTTTGGGAGCTGCTGTAACAGAAACCCAGGCAAGCTATGACCTCAAAAGCTGGGAAACCCATGTTTTTTCAGATTATGATCTGCAATTGGAGCCCCTCGTGAATTTCGACCAGGAATTGGAGCAAAGATTTAATTCTTTTTATGGGATTAGCGATTTCGCCGATTTTGAGTCTCCGGAAACCCAGGCTTACCGGGAAGAAGTAGATATGCTGGCTTGGATGACGGCAGATGATCCGGAATTTTGGGTGAGTAATACGCTACAGCCTCTGGATACACCCATAGATTTGGGACAGCTTCTTCATCATCCCTATCACGCTCGCGAACTCCTTCGCAAAGGCAATTCGATAGGCCTCCTAAGTTATGTTACCTACGGACCATTTGCTGATCCGGGAAGGGAATCCCTCTCTGATTACCTGATACGCATTTGCAGGGAGTAAAGTAATTTATGCTCATATATTCAGGTTAAGGGAATTATTCCTATCTTGAAAATATCATGGCAAAGAGCTTAGGCACAACTCAACCCGACGTTATCGTCGATGTCCTTTATGAAAAAGGCCTGCTTTACTTTGTCATTATCAATAACTCTGACCTGGTAGCGCGCAATGTCCGGGTTAAATTTGACAGGAAGATTGTTGGAGTGCAGGGGCGCGTCGTAATTTCAGACTTAAACATTTTTGATGCTTTGGATTTCCTTGCACCACGCAAGGAGATACGCGTATTTATTGATGTAGCTCATGGCTATTTTGCCCGTAAAGGAGCAGAGAAAATCAGGTTGGGCCTGGAATGGAGAAATGAAGGAAGAAAAAGATTTAGCAAGACGATATATCATAACCTTAGCATTTATAAGGATATGGGGTATCTGGGAAATATTGAATAATTTAATACTTAAGATATGGCACGTAATTATCCAATGGCAGGCTCGCACTTTCAAGTGGATTGGGGTGGAACATCGATTAGCTTTCAAAAAATATCTGGTTTGCGGATTACTCATGAAGTAGTTGAATATCGAGGGGGGGCAAGTCCTGAATACTCCAATATCAAAATGCCTATCGCTACAAAATATTCAGATATCACTCTGAAAAGAGGAATTTGTCAAGGAGATAATGAGTTTTTTGATTGGATGAATACCGTTGCTCTGAACACTATTGAAAGACGTGATATCACCATTAGTCTTT includes:
- a CDS encoding MarR family transcriptional regulator, whose protein sequence is MSKSSFDIRFQEKNTAAKIVAGLERIAEAFRVLIWERAKKLGLSPIQIQLLIFIAHHEQKLCNVSHLAQEFNLTKPTISDAIRVLAKKGLIKKEASAVDKRAYFILLSEEGKKIVGQTEGFAHSIYEGVEMMEETVQESLFGQISELIQKLNQQGILSVQRNCQSCRFYSKKAEGHYCQLLSLDLADTDLRIDCAEHELFKAE
- a CDS encoding ankyrin repeat domain-containing protein is translated as MGGDWKEMLLAAEKGDLDLLTYHIKMGADPNYQHPEFLTTPLIESIRFGHLDCAKYLLDNGADPTIKEAFGPHTPLALAKFLKNKEAVKLVTDYLP
- a CDS encoding alpha/beta hydrolase → MKIQYLLSCFLVICLMLGLLSCEEEVPTAEISFDTLPAIFENLDANYAADLSYGAFPENTFDIFLPKVSGPTPLIVFIHGGGFTGGDKDIVYNAASANAARNLPEEIRKYIDAGIAFATINYRLLDDRDQEGVLKPLGDSRRCLQYIRSIAASLNIDKEKIALTGNSAGAGTALWLSFHDDMKETGSDDPVLRESTRVLGAAVTETQASYDLKSWETHVFSDYDLQLEPLVNFDQELEQRFNSFYGISDFADFESPETQAYREEVDMLAWMTADDPEFWVSNTLQPLDTPIDLGQLLHHPYHARELLRKGNSIGLLSYVTYGPFADPGRESLSDYLIRICRE
- a CDS encoding phage tail protein produces the protein MARNYPMAGSHFQVDWGGTSISFQKISGLRITHEVVEYRGGASPEYSNIKMPIATKYSDITLKRGICQGDNEFFDWMNTVALNTIERRDITISLLNESHVPVVVWKVKNAFPREVAYGDLDAMNANFAIEELVISHEGMTVQND